From Candidatus Polarisedimenticolaceae bacterium:
GACCCCGGGCGCCTTCTGAATCACAATCCTCCACGAAAAAGTTGCGTGGAGGCGCATCACGTGATTCTCGAACCGACGATCTCGCGAACCCCGCGCGCGTTCCTCAGCTTCGCGGCGGCCGCGGCAGGTATGATCCTAGTCGTTTCGATGACTGGCGTCATCGCAAGCCCTGACTCACTGAATGGTGTCGATCGTGAGAAGCAGAAGCGCACGATGGCCGCGATGCGATCCATCGGAGCGGCGATGGAAGCCTACAGCGTGGACAACAACGTCTATCCGGTCGCCGCATCGATCTTGTCGTTGCGACCCTTGCTCGAGCCCCGTTACATCAATCCGTTGCCGATGACGGACGGGTGGGGGTGGTCTTTCAGCATCTCTTCGGTTCCGTCAGCTTACACGCTTCTCTCACTTGGAAAGGACGGAACCATCATCAGCTGCGCACCTGCGAGAACGACAGATTTTCGTGACGACATCTGCATGGTCAACGGTGGGTTCACGCGCTACCCGGCGGGACCTCAGCAGTAGCTCTCTCTACGGACACGGATTCGTGTTGGCCCTCGGCGCGCCTACGCTGTTCGTCCCCAGGCTGCCCTCGACGCCTCCCGCGACTCCGGTGACCAGGCTGAACGAGACGTCCCCCGGATCCGGCACGACGTCGTCGAACGCGGAGGCGTCGGTCAGGCCGCAGTCTCGACCCGCCAGCGGATTCGATCCGGGCGCCTGGGTGTACTCACCCGTTACGCGAAGCTCGGCCAGCGATCCGCGGTAGCGATTCCACATTGAGTATCCCGATTCCGGCTGCCACTCGACGTGGGTTCGGTCGTGAGGCCCGAGGATGTAGATGAGACCGTCGTTGAGGTCGCAGACATCACCTTCGCCGTCGTTGTCCCAATCCGACTGAGAGGGGTTGGAGGCGAGCGGACAGTTGTCGCAGGCATCGCCGAGGCCATCGGCGTCGGTGTCTATCTGCGACGGATTGTTCACGAACGGACAGTTGTCGACGTCTTCACAGGCCGCGTCGGCGTCCCTGTCTCGATCGAGATGTTCGCATCCGGTCAACGGGTTGCAACTGTCTGTGGAACAGGGATCGCCGTCGTCGCAGTCCGCTGCGGCAGCGCAGAGGTTGGCGTAGGCCCACGTCCCGGCCTGGTAGATCGTTTCGCTGACACCTGCAGCAAGCACGACGCGTCCTCGCGCACTGTCGAACGCCATGGCGTGGTATTCACGGGCCGACGGACTCGTCGAAGGCGTCGTTTCGGTCCACGAAGTTCCATCCCACTGCCACGTATCGCCCCGCGGACCCGAGTCGTCGTAACCGCCGAAGAGCACGACCCGCCCTCGCGCCCTGTCGTACGTCATCGCGGCGAGCTGGCGTCTCGAGGGAGCCGCCGCCGGCGACATCTGGGTCCACGCGGTGCCGTCCCATTCCCACGTGTCGCCTCGAACGAGGGAACCGTCAACGCCGCCGAACAGCACGATTCGCCCTCGGGTCTCGTCGTACGCCATCGCGTAATCGGACGCGGAAGGCGGATGCGTCGTGGCGCCGATTTGCACCCACGTGCTGCCGTCCCACTCCCAGGTGTCGCTAAAGCAACCGGAAGTGTCACAACCTCCGAAGAGCACGACCCGACGGCGCAGGCTGTCGTAAGCCATGGCGTGGGAGTCGCGGGGAGACGGGCCCCCGCTCGTGGTCTTGTCGAGCCAGGTCGCTCCATCCCACTCCCAGGTGTCGCCGTGAAAGAAGCCGTCGTAACCGCCGAAGAGGACGGTGCGCTGCCGGACACTGTCGTACGCCATCGCGTGACCGAAGCGTTTCGACGGACTCGTGGCCGGCATCCTCGCGGTCCAATTCGTCCCGTCCCATTCCCAGGTGTCGCCGCGGAATCCGGAGTTGTCACAACCCCCGAACAAGACGACGCGACCCCGGGCGCGGTCGGCGGCCAGCGCGGCACCTTCACGACGCGTCAGACCTGCAGATGTCCTTTCCGTCCAATTGGTGCCGTCCCACTCCCACGTGTCGCCGCGCGACGAGTGGTCGTAGCCGCCGAAGAGAACGATTCGATCGCGGGCGCTGTCGTAAGCCAGCGCGTGAAGCGAGCGGGCCGGCGGATGGAGGGCCGTCGTGACGTCGACCCAGGTCGAGCCGTCCCACTCCCACGTGTCTCCCCGCAGTCCCGAAGCGTCGGCCCCGCCGAAGAGCACGACGCGGCCAAGCGCGCTGTCGTAAGCCATCGCGAGGCCCGAACGGGCCGACGGGCTCACCGCGGGATTCTTGTTGGTCCAGTTGGTGCCGTCCCACTCCCACGTATCGCCGAGAGCCGTACCGATGGAGTAGTCGGCACCGCCGAAGAGCACCACGCGACCCCGCGCGCTGTCATACGCCAGCGCATGACGGCGCCTGGCCGGCGGACTCGTGGCGGGCGTCCTCTTCAGCCAGGCCGTTCCGTCCCACTCCCATGTCTCTCCCTGAGCGCCCCCGAAGAACACGACGCGTCCTCGCGCGCTGTCGAACGTCATCGCACTGTCGATCGTGCCCGAAGGCGTCGCGCTGTTCTTCGCGACCCAAGCGCTGCCGTCCCATTCCCACGTCTGCTGGGGCGCAGGGAGCGGGCTGAGATAGCTCCCTCCGAAGAGGACCACGCGCCCCCGGGCGCTGTCGTAAGCCATCGCGTGGCGGTTGCGCGGGTTCGGGCTCGGACTGGGCGCCGCCATCACCCATGCATTGCCGTCCCACTCCCACGTGTCGTCGCGGCGCGCGCCGTCGTAGCCGCCGAAGAGCACGACCCGACCTCGAGTGCTGTCGTAGGCCATCGCATGGCGGTAGCGTGGCGACGGACTCGGCTCGCCTTGCGCAAGGGACCAACTGGCGTTCGTCGACGAGATGGTGCTGGCGTGCGCCGCACCGCTTGCGAAGCAAAGTGCGATCAAGATGCAATTCACGCCAGTTCGTTTCACGCGTACCTCCACAGGTTGGCCCCATCGATGTGGTACCGCGGGAAAAGCGAGCCGTCGCGCACCGTGGCCGCCCCCCACGCCCGTTCGTGGCGAGATTATGTGTCAAGTTGGTCGCGTAGAAGCCCAACTCACTCGAGAGCGAGAGCGTGACGAGCGCCGACAGCAACTGATAGGCGGCCGTGCCTAAAAAAAGCGCTCGCGTCCGATGACTCCGGAAGCGAGCGCAGGTGAAACCGAAGCTGGAGGGTCGATCGACGCCGGAGCTATTTCTTCTCGGCCAAGTTCTCGGCCACCGCGACCGCCATCTGGTGGCGGATCGAGTCGACGAGACTCATGGACGGAGCCGGGTATCCGACCTTCGAATTCACGAGGATCTCTTTGCCGGTCGTGGCCCTTCGGTAGAGACGCGCGTTCGCGTCCTTGTTGGGCTTCACGACCGATCCGTCGAGCGCGGCTCCCACGAAGAGACCCTGCGAGCGCGACCAGGTGAGGATCTGCGCGTGCATTTGTGCGTCGGTCGCGGCAGCAGCCGTGCGTCCCACGGGACCAGCCGTCGCGGCGCCTTCAGCACCCAAGGTGAACTTGTCCGCGAGGAGGTGGTCGATCCCCTTGTCGTTCATGATGAGCATCACGAGGTCGGCCGACTGGCCGCCGATCTGGAAACCGATGCTCGCGCCGCCGATGGTGTAGAAAGCGATGGGGCCCATCTCGCCGTTGTGCTGCCGGCACGAGGCGACGCCGTGTCCGCTCTTGCCGCCGACGATGAACGCGCCCTTGTCGACCGAGGGGAAGATGAGAATGCATTCGGCCTTCGAGAGGAGGTCCTGCGGGATCCCCTTGTCGGGCGCATTCGCAAGATCGCTGAGCACCGAGACGGAGTCGCCGAGCGTGGTCTTGTCGGCCTTCGTCAGCTGGGGCGGGGTCGTGGCGGCGGCTGCCGCCAACGCCAACAACACTGCCATGGGAATCATCGTCAAAGAAGCTCGCATGGTGAGGTACTTCCTTTCGTCCTTGTGGTTGCCGTCGTTCGTAGCACCGTGCACCGCGCCCGCACAAGGTTTACGGAAGCAGCCTTTCGCGTCGACGACCAAGCTAGGTGCTCGGCCGGCGGTTCCCCATGGGGTCTTACCCTACCGGGTCCGACGGCGCTCGGCTCAGCAAGGGTCGCCCGGCGCGGTGCCACGCGTCGCTGACGGCGCTCCTGGCCTGACTCCAAGCGAGCGTGGACGCGCCCTTGACCTTGTCCCAACCTCGCTCGAGATCGGTTTCGACGCTACGGAACGGCTGATTGCCCAAGCGGGCGCGAGACTCCCAGCCGTGTCGGTACGCCGGCTCGTAGTCGCCGTACACCCGGTGGCGTTCGACATAGCCTCGTTTGGAATAGTTCTCACTCCAGTAGGCCGCTTCCGCCTCTTCGTTCACCACGGCCGTGGCGCTCTGGCCCGCCACAACGCTCGCTGCCTGAATCGTCATGGGACATCTCCTTCGGTGAGCCCGATGGCTGGCACCGAAGTGGACTGTAGGAGTCGGCTCGTGATGGCTCCATGGGGTGTTGACCCCATGGCCACCGAGCTGCCGGGGGGTTACTCAACGGACCTTGCTGCCCTTGAACGTGTAGGTCAAGACCACTCCGTCATGCCTGATCCAGACCAGAGTGCCGTCGACGTCATCGCCATGAACCGTGCCCGTCCACGTCGAGCTGCCTTCGCCGGCACTTTTTCGTT
This genomic window contains:
- a CDS encoding lipid-binding SYLF domain-containing protein is translated as MAVLLALAAAAATTPPQLTKADKTTLGDSVSVLSDLANAPDKGIPQDLLSKAECILIFPSVDKGAFIVGGKSGHGVASCRQHNGEMGPIAFYTIGGASIGFQIGGQSADLVMLIMNDKGIDHLLADKFTLGAEGAATAGPVGRTAAAATDAQMHAQILTWSRSQGLFVGAALDGSVVKPNKDANARLYRRATTGKEILVNSKVGYPAPSMSLVDSIRHQMAVAVAENLAEKK
- a CDS encoding type II secretion system protein GspG, which gives rise to MILEPTISRTPRAFLSFAAAAAGMILVVSMTGVIASPDSLNGVDREKQKRTMAAMRSIGAAMEAYSVDNNVYPVAASILSLRPLLEPRYINPLPMTDGWGWSFSISSVPSAYTLLSLGKDGTIISCAPARTTDFRDDICMVNGGFTRYPAGPQQ
- a CDS encoding kelch repeat-containing protein, with translation MAYDSTRGRVVLFGGYDGARRDDTWEWDGNAWVMAAPSPSPNPRNRHAMAYDSARGRVVLFGGSYLSPLPAPQQTWEWDGSAWVAKNSATPSGTIDSAMTFDSARGRVVFFGGAQGETWEWDGTAWLKRTPATSPPARRRHALAYDSARGRVVLFGGADYSIGTALGDTWEWDGTNWTNKNPAVSPSARSGLAMAYDSALGRVVLFGGADASGLRGDTWEWDGSTWVDVTTALHPPARSLHALAYDSARDRIVLFGGYDHSSRGDTWEWDGTNWTERTSAGLTRREGAALAADRARGRVVLFGGCDNSGFRGDTWEWDGTNWTARMPATSPSKRFGHAMAYDSVRQRTVLFGGYDGFFHGDTWEWDGATWLDKTTSGGPSPRDSHAMAYDSLRRRVVLFGGCDTSGCFSDTWEWDGSTWVQIGATTHPPSASDYAMAYDETRGRIVLFGGVDGSLVRGDTWEWDGTAWTQMSPAAAPSRRQLAAMTYDRARGRVVLFGGYDDSGPRGDTWQWDGTSWTETTPSTSPSAREYHAMAFDSARGRVVLAAGVSETIYQAGTWAYANLCAAAADCDDGDPCSTDSCNPLTGCEHLDRDRDADAACEDVDNCPFVNNPSQIDTDADGLGDACDNCPLASNPSQSDWDNDGEGDVCDLNDGLIYILGPHDRTHVEWQPESGYSMWNRYRGSLAELRVTGEYTQAPGSNPLAGRDCGLTDASAFDDVVPDPGDVSFSLVTGVAGGVEGSLGTNSVGAPRANTNPCP